The following are encoded together in the Streptomyces flavofungini genome:
- a CDS encoding AfsR/SARP family transcriptional regulator: MTVDLRALGPLELWQDGRRCELGSPKELCVLAVLVHARGEPVSLDTLMDRVWDDDPPRTAQDTLQSYLSRLRSRLTRAAGEQARLERYAPRLYRLRVAPDTLDLLRYRRLRTEAAVAARQGERGRAVDLLRAAESLWRGEPLTEFTGAWARSARARLLEDHRRVREERIRLELDLGRHADLIGELRELAAQNPLAQRVIAALMLALYRSGRDDEALGLYRATRARLRSGQGIEPCAELQELHLRILEQDRVLMTTTPDPRGPSPSAVSAPAAEPARATGPHGVASPADAPEEGGRESGAPGEDGHGKDNPGKDGQGRGEGPRSNLPRDIRDFTGRTSELRVLLDQFTAAGPTDAAAATDPADPADPADAVPSPRTSLPLTVIHGMPGVGKTALALHAAHRLHTACPDGQFYVDLRGYGALPPYDPAEALAVLLHAAGFTGELPGSLDARVTRWREWTARRRVLIVLDNARDAEQVRPLLPGAASCRVLVTSRNRLTGLAGATPLYLEVLSTAEAATLFTRVAGAGRLPADASALTRTVAACGRHPLALQLLASQFRHRDSWSLDHLTDRLVQAADPLEEFDSDAVASAFSLSYTELPPQEARLLRRLALHPGPDITLRAATALAAAHQAPARGADEAVPDPPLETARTRKVLDQLLDRNLVEEPVADRYRLHDLTRAFGLRMCTRDEPHSARRAALARLLNCYLTGAYRAAVRVDPHRRVLPPGPHLTCPYAPDFGGADAGDDGADEAAAWLSVERGNLIAVARAAAAQSPEHAVLFPHVLATSLRLWGTWDLAAELFEAAVASARLREDRGALARTLVEHADVLTQKDHAKALHRATEALLLFQDLNDVRGRADALLQSGRAHFAAGRGALCLRVLRAAHTLYERVDDPCGRADVVNMMGVALHAAGRHREALEQFRTVLRIHEDTGSLYGQLRALNNVGEVYRLDGRLDEARAHFERSLRLAHRVGGRQERANLLSNLGSVCEATGQVEQALTYFRRALTSYRAAGDARGESDTLISLGSAYTGDRRPGEALWHFAEAERIARSIGSPFDLQAALLGTGTALRLLGRYEAALDALREALRLAREVGSPLAAARSLDGLARTAPHTQDAPSARGFAEDALDLYEQIGCAGRARDLRLALTEPGATSPARST, from the coding sequence GTGACGGTGGACTTACGGGCCCTCGGGCCGCTCGAACTCTGGCAGGACGGCCGACGCTGCGAGCTGGGGTCGCCGAAGGAACTCTGCGTGCTCGCGGTCCTGGTGCACGCCCGCGGCGAACCGGTCTCCCTCGACACCCTGATGGACCGCGTGTGGGACGACGATCCGCCCCGCACCGCCCAGGACACCTTGCAGAGCTATCTGTCGCGCCTGCGCTCGCGGCTGACCCGGGCGGCGGGCGAACAGGCCCGCCTGGAGCGGTACGCGCCCCGCCTGTACCGATTACGGGTCGCGCCGGACACCCTCGACCTGCTGCGCTACCGACGGCTGCGCACCGAGGCCGCGGTGGCCGCCCGGCAGGGCGAGCGGGGGCGCGCCGTCGACCTGCTCCGCGCCGCCGAATCGCTGTGGCGCGGCGAGCCGTTGACGGAGTTCACGGGCGCCTGGGCGCGGTCGGCGCGGGCCCGCCTCCTGGAGGACCACCGGCGGGTGCGCGAGGAACGCATCCGTCTCGAACTCGACCTCGGCCGGCACGCCGACCTCATCGGCGAACTGCGTGAGCTGGCCGCGCAGAACCCCCTGGCCCAGCGGGTGATCGCCGCCCTGATGCTGGCCCTGTACCGCTCGGGCCGCGACGACGAGGCCCTCGGCCTGTACCGCGCGACCCGGGCCCGGCTGCGGAGCGGCCAGGGCATCGAGCCCTGCGCCGAACTCCAGGAGCTGCACCTGCGCATCCTGGAACAGGACCGCGTCCTTATGACGACCACGCCGGACCCCCGGGGGCCGTCACCGTCCGCCGTGTCCGCCCCGGCCGCGGAGCCCGCGCGGGCCACTGGTCCTCACGGGGTGGCCTCGCCCGCCGACGCCCCGGAGGAGGGCGGCCGGGAGAGCGGCGCCCCCGGGGAGGACGGCCACGGGAAGGACAACCCCGGCAAGGACGGCCAGGGCCGCGGCGAGGGCCCCCGCTCCAACCTGCCGCGCGACATCCGGGACTTCACCGGGCGCACCAGTGAACTACGCGTCCTGCTGGACCAGTTCACGGCGGCCGGACCCACGGATGCCGCAGCCGCCACGGACCCCGCCGATCCCGCCGATCCCGCCGACGCCGTCCCCTCCCCCCGCACCTCCCTCCCCCTCACCGTCATCCACGGCATGCCCGGCGTCGGCAAGACCGCGTTGGCGCTGCACGCCGCGCACCGCCTGCACACCGCATGCCCGGACGGCCAGTTCTATGTGGACCTGCGCGGATACGGCGCGCTGCCCCCGTACGACCCGGCCGAGGCCTTGGCCGTCCTGCTGCACGCGGCGGGGTTCACCGGCGAGCTGCCCGGCTCGCTCGACGCGCGCGTGACGCGGTGGCGGGAGTGGACGGCGCGGCGGCGCGTCCTCATCGTCCTCGACAACGCCCGCGACGCCGAGCAGGTGCGCCCGCTGCTGCCCGGGGCCGCGTCCTGCCGTGTCCTCGTGACCAGCAGGAACCGGCTGACGGGCCTGGCCGGTGCGACGCCGCTGTACTTGGAGGTGCTGTCCACGGCGGAGGCCGCGACGCTGTTCACGCGCGTCGCCGGAGCGGGCCGGCTGCCCGCCGACGCCTCGGCGCTGACGCGGACCGTGGCCGCGTGCGGCCGCCACCCGCTCGCGCTCCAGCTCCTCGCGAGCCAGTTCCGGCACCGGGACTCCTGGAGTCTGGACCACCTCACGGACCGGCTCGTCCAGGCGGCCGATCCGCTGGAGGAGTTCGACAGCGACGCGGTGGCGTCGGCCTTCTCCCTCTCGTACACCGAACTGCCCCCGCAGGAGGCCAGGTTGCTGCGGCGCCTGGCGCTGCACCCGGGCCCCGACATCACCCTGCGCGCGGCGACGGCGCTCGCCGCGGCGCACCAGGCTCCGGCGCGCGGGGCCGACGAGGCCGTTCCCGACCCGCCCCTGGAGACCGCCCGCACCCGCAAGGTCCTCGATCAGCTCCTCGACCGCAACCTCGTCGAGGAGCCGGTGGCCGACCGCTACCGCCTGCACGACCTCACCCGCGCGTTCGGCCTGCGGATGTGCACCCGCGACGAGCCGCACTCCGCCCGCCGCGCGGCGCTCGCGCGGCTGCTCAACTGCTATCTGACGGGGGCGTACCGCGCGGCCGTCCGCGTCGACCCGCACCGCCGCGTCCTGCCACCGGGTCCACACCTGACCTGCCCGTACGCACCGGACTTCGGCGGGGCGGACGCGGGCGACGACGGCGCGGACGAGGCCGCGGCCTGGCTGAGCGTGGAGCGCGGCAACCTCATCGCCGTGGCCCGCGCCGCGGCCGCCCAGTCGCCGGAGCACGCGGTCCTGTTCCCGCACGTCCTGGCCACGTCGCTGCGGCTGTGGGGTACATGGGACCTGGCGGCGGAGCTGTTCGAGGCGGCGGTGGCCTCGGCCCGGCTGCGCGAGGACCGGGGGGCGCTGGCCCGCACCCTGGTCGAGCACGCCGACGTACTGACGCAGAAGGACCACGCCAAGGCCCTGCACCGGGCGACCGAGGCGCTGTTGCTCTTTCAGGACTTGAACGACGTGCGCGGCCGCGCGGACGCCCTCCTCCAGTCCGGCCGGGCCCACTTCGCCGCGGGCCGCGGCGCCCTGTGCCTGCGGGTGCTGCGGGCGGCGCACACCCTGTACGAGCGCGTCGACGACCCGTGCGGCCGGGCGGACGTCGTCAACATGATGGGGGTGGCCCTGCACGCGGCGGGCCGTCACCGGGAGGCCCTGGAGCAGTTCCGCACGGTGCTGCGCATCCACGAGGACACCGGCTCCCTGTACGGCCAGTTGAGGGCGTTGAACAACGTGGGCGAGGTGTACCGGCTCGACGGCCGCCTCGACGAGGCCCGCGCCCACTTCGAGCGCTCCCTGCGCCTGGCCCACCGCGTCGGGGGCAGGCAGGAGCGCGCGAACCTCCTCTCGAACCTGGGCAGCGTCTGCGAGGCCACCGGCCAGGTGGAGCAGGCCCTCACGTACTTCCGCCGGGCCCTGACCAGTTACCGCGCGGCGGGCGACGCCCGGGGCGAGTCGGACACCCTGATCAGCCTGGGCTCGGCGTACACCGGCGACCGGCGGCCCGGCGAGGCCCTGTGGCACTTCGCGGAGGCGGAGCGCATCGCCCGCAGCATCGGCAGCCCCTTCGACCTGCAGGCCGCGCTCCTCGGCACCGGCACGGCGCTGCGGCTGCTCGGCCGGTACGAGGCGGCACTCGACGCGCTCCGGGAGGCGCTGCGCCTGGCCCGTGAGGTCGGCAGTCCGCTGGCGGCGGCCCGGTCCCTCGACGGCCTCGCCCGCACGGCCCCGCACACGCAGGACGCGCCCTCCGCACGGGGTTTCGCGGAGGACGCGCTGGACTTGTACGAACAGATCGGCTGTGCCGGGCGGGCGCGGGATCTCCGCCTCGCCCTCACGGAGCCCGGGGCGACTAGCCCCGCCAGATCCACATGA
- a CDS encoding pyrimidine reductase family protein gives MRRLFPVTDHTVESTPDGSAPAAARDRAAEDREWSLDELADAYAYPAGTGPWLRANMVSTLDGAAQHEGRSQPISNATDMRIFGTLRGLADVVVVGAETVRQEGYRPARARDAFAARRQAAGQGPAPAIAVVTASLDLDFTLPLFTAPLTPTLLVTGAAAAADRMAAARQAGVDVVVAGEGTGADPARVVRELGERGLTRQLTEGGPRLLGQFVAADALDELCLTVSPMLTSGDAQRIAVGPGLAAPGTFALASVLEESGFLFTRYRRGS, from the coding sequence ATGCGACGCCTGTTCCCTGTGACCGACCACACAGTCGAATCGACCCCGGACGGGAGCGCCCCGGCGGCCGCCCGGGACCGGGCCGCCGAGGACCGCGAGTGGTCCCTGGACGAGCTGGCCGACGCGTACGCCTACCCCGCCGGGACCGGCCCCTGGCTGCGCGCCAACATGGTCTCGACGCTGGACGGCGCCGCCCAGCACGAGGGCCGCTCCCAGCCCATCTCCAACGCCACCGACATGCGGATCTTCGGCACCCTGCGCGGGCTCGCCGACGTGGTCGTGGTGGGTGCGGAAACGGTACGCCAGGAGGGCTACCGGCCCGCCCGCGCCCGGGACGCCTTCGCGGCCCGCAGGCAGGCGGCCGGACAGGGCCCGGCCCCCGCGATCGCCGTCGTCACCGCGAGCCTCGACCTGGACTTCACGCTGCCCCTGTTCACCGCCCCGCTCACCCCCACCCTGCTGGTCACCGGCGCCGCCGCGGCCGCCGACCGGATGGCCGCGGCCCGGCAGGCGGGCGTGGACGTCGTGGTCGCGGGCGAGGGCACCGGGGCCGACCCCGCCCGGGTCGTGCGGGAGCTCGGCGAGCGGGGGCTCACCCGGCAGCTCACCGAGGGCGGACCGAGGCTGCTCGGCCAGTTCGTGGCGGCGGACGCGCTCGACGAGCTGTGCCTGACGGTGTCGCCGATGCTGACGTCGGGGGATGCCCAGCGCATCGCGGTGGGGCCCGGCCTCGCGGCGCCCGGGACATTCGCACTGGCGTCCGTTCTGGAGGAGTCCGGGTTCCTGTTCACCCGATACCGCCGGGGCTCCTGA
- the zapE gene encoding cell division protein ZapE yields MSATSPAAGQSPIAEAGPVSLCAREPQVPADRLVAEMVPPPRFDSVRFDTYIPDPGQPSQSEAVRVLRSFAGGLGGAHASGSGKRRWFSRAKQPAPGGPRGVYLDGGYGVGKTHLLASLWHATPAEPALKAFGTFVELTNLVGALGFQQTVRTLSGHRLLCIDEFELDDPGDTVLVSSLLGKLVEEGVALAATSNTLPGKLGEGRFAAADFLREIQGLSAHFKALRIDGEDYRHRGLPEAPTPYSDEQVTKAAYATGGASLDDFPHLLGHLARVHPSRYGALTDGVAAVCLTDVTPVPDQSTALRLVVLADRLYDREVPVLASGVPFDRLFSEEMLNGGYRKKYFRAISRLTALARDAKGLVRG; encoded by the coding sequence GTGTCAGCAACCTCCCCTGCCGCCGGGCAGAGCCCCATAGCCGAAGCGGGCCCCGTGTCCTTGTGCGCCCGCGAGCCGCAGGTGCCCGCGGACCGTCTCGTCGCCGAGATGGTGCCGCCGCCGCGCTTCGACTCGGTCCGCTTCGATACGTACATCCCGGACCCGGGGCAGCCCAGCCAGAGCGAGGCCGTGCGGGTCCTCCGCTCCTTCGCTGGCGGGCTCGGCGGGGCGCACGCGTCGGGATCGGGCAAGCGGCGCTGGTTCTCCCGGGCCAAGCAGCCGGCTCCCGGCGGGCCCCGTGGCGTCTACCTGGACGGCGGCTACGGCGTCGGCAAGACCCACCTGCTCGCCTCCCTGTGGCACGCCACTCCGGCGGAGCCCGCCCTGAAGGCCTTCGGCACGTTCGTGGAGCTGACCAACCTCGTCGGCGCGCTCGGCTTCCAGCAGACGGTGCGCACGCTCAGCGGCCACCGGCTGCTGTGCATCGACGAGTTCGAGCTGGACGACCCGGGCGACACCGTCCTGGTGTCGTCGCTGCTCGGCAAGCTCGTCGAGGAGGGCGTGGCGCTCGCCGCGACCTCCAACACGCTGCCCGGCAAGCTGGGCGAGGGCCGGTTCGCCGCCGCCGACTTCCTGCGCGAGATCCAGGGCCTCTCGGCCCACTTCAAGGCGCTGCGCATCGACGGCGAGGACTACCGCCACCGGGGGCTGCCCGAGGCCCCGACGCCGTACTCCGACGAGCAGGTCACCAAGGCCGCGTACGCGACCGGGGGCGCGAGCCTCGACGACTTCCCGCACCTGCTCGGCCATCTCGCGCGCGTCCACCCGAGCCGGTACGGCGCCCTCACCGACGGCGTCGCGGCCGTCTGCCTCACGGACGTCACCCCGGTGCCCGACCAGTCCACGGCGCTGCGCCTGGTCGTCCTCGCCGACCGCCTCTACGACCGGGAGGTGCCGGTGCTCGCCTCCGGCGTCCCGTTCGACCGGCTCTTCAGCGAGGAGATGCTGAACGGCGGCTACCGGAAGAAGTACTTCCGGGCGATCTCGCGCCTGACCGCGCTCGCGCGGGACGCCAAGGGGCTCGTGCGGGGCTGA
- a CDS encoding tetratricopeptide repeat protein — protein MRGQEQGGQNELSGTVHGPAVQAQAVYGGIHIQPPAPKEAPRPRPPWQLPPPTRITDRTTELRLLERQRRRSGGAGHHTLVAVSGLGGVGKTALALAWLHALRADFPDGQLYADLGAQSPGGPTDPGEVIGRFLRALGVPAAQVPAGLAERAALYRSLTSQQRLVVLLDDAASAAQVRPLLPGGTGVTAVTSRWRMPGLTVDGCHSVQLEPLGVEEAVELLAATLADGRVDAQPEQARALVELCAGLPLAVRVAGARLAARPRRGITTMVRALTEEHDRLEGLAIDGDHNVRAALDLTYQELPPEAARLYRLLGLHPGTEFGDAVAIAALARPDPAPTDPAPTGAGAPPAPARSAPAATSPGAARTRALLDLLHEANLLTDAEEDRHRFHDLVRLHAAAKAVQDEPPWERAAALRRIADHYLATATAAEWAVDPQHRTLPRDHGPGPVLTEEFGAGPEAALDWQERELPNLMAVLRLARTVFPTVTWQLADALWPLFLRRKFYAEWRAAHDEGLAAAEGLGDTAAQCRMLTSGGVGELGMGCHERALAMFERAARQFRADGNALGHARTLNYRGLAHQRLGRLDEAARYFTRAAETLPGVGDVRAGGLARLNLADVALARRRPTEAARHAAVAQATLREAGDTYNAARASVLLGRAHLARDEPDLAESHLSPALTALRAMSAAYETARTLHALAELAEHRADPTTARAHYTEALTLYGTAGRATSPDARTARSRLESLPDQ, from the coding sequence TCGAACGCCAGCGCCGCCGCTCCGGCGGCGCGGGCCACCACACGCTGGTGGCGGTCAGCGGCCTCGGCGGCGTCGGCAAGACCGCACTGGCCCTCGCCTGGCTGCACGCCCTGCGAGCGGACTTTCCCGACGGCCAGCTGTACGCCGACCTCGGCGCCCAGTCGCCCGGCGGCCCCACCGACCCGGGCGAGGTCATCGGCCGTTTCCTGCGCGCCCTCGGCGTACCGGCCGCACAGGTCCCGGCCGGGCTCGCCGAACGAGCCGCGCTGTACCGCTCGTTGACGTCGCAGCAGAGGCTCGTGGTGCTCCTGGACGACGCCGCGTCCGCCGCGCAGGTCCGCCCGCTCCTCCCCGGCGGCACCGGCGTGACCGCCGTGACCAGCCGGTGGCGGATGCCCGGCCTGACCGTCGACGGCTGTCACTCCGTACAGCTGGAACCGCTGGGCGTGGAGGAGGCCGTGGAACTGCTCGCCGCCACCCTCGCCGACGGCCGGGTGGACGCCCAGCCCGAACAGGCCCGTGCCCTGGTCGAGTTGTGCGCGGGGCTGCCGCTCGCGGTGCGCGTCGCGGGGGCGCGGCTCGCGGCCCGGCCCCGGCGCGGGATCACCACGATGGTGCGGGCGCTCACCGAGGAGCACGACCGGCTGGAGGGGTTGGCGATCGACGGCGACCACAACGTGCGGGCGGCCCTCGACCTCACGTACCAGGAACTGCCGCCGGAGGCCGCCCGCCTCTACCGGCTCCTCGGCCTGCACCCGGGCACGGAGTTCGGCGACGCCGTGGCCATCGCCGCGCTGGCCCGGCCCGACCCGGCGCCTACCGACCCGGCGCCCACCGGCGCGGGGGCGCCTCCCGCGCCCGCGCGGTCCGCACCGGCGGCCACCTCCCCCGGCGCCGCCCGGACCCGCGCACTGCTCGACCTGCTGCACGAGGCGAACCTGCTCACCGACGCCGAGGAGGACCGCCACCGCTTCCACGACCTGGTCCGGCTGCACGCGGCCGCGAAGGCCGTGCAGGACGAGCCGCCGTGGGAGCGCGCGGCCGCGCTGCGCCGGATCGCCGACCACTACCTCGCCACGGCGACCGCGGCGGAGTGGGCCGTCGACCCGCAGCACCGCACGCTGCCCCGCGACCACGGCCCCGGACCCGTCCTCACGGAGGAGTTCGGCGCGGGCCCGGAGGCCGCCCTCGACTGGCAGGAACGCGAACTGCCCAACCTGATGGCGGTGTTGCGCCTCGCCCGCACCGTCTTCCCCACGGTCACCTGGCAGCTCGCCGACGCCCTGTGGCCCCTCTTCCTGCGCCGCAAGTTCTACGCCGAGTGGCGGGCCGCCCACGACGAGGGTCTCGCCGCGGCCGAGGGCCTCGGCGACACGGCGGCGCAGTGCCGGATGCTGACCTCCGGTGGCGTGGGCGAGCTGGGCATGGGCTGCCACGAGCGGGCCCTCGCCATGTTCGAGCGCGCGGCCCGTCAGTTCCGGGCCGACGGCAACGCCCTCGGGCACGCCCGGACGCTCAACTACCGGGGCCTGGCCCATCAGCGCCTCGGGCGGCTCGACGAGGCGGCCCGGTACTTCACGCGGGCCGCGGAGACCCTGCCGGGCGTCGGCGACGTCCGCGCGGGCGGGCTCGCCCGCCTCAACCTCGCCGACGTGGCCCTCGCCCGGCGCCGCCCCACCGAGGCGGCGCGGCACGCGGCCGTCGCCCAGGCGACGCTGCGGGAGGCGGGCGACACGTACAACGCGGCCCGCGCCTCCGTCCTCCTCGGGCGCGCCCACCTGGCCCGCGACGAACCCGACCTGGCCGAGTCCCACCTGTCCCCCGCCCTCACCGCCCTGCGCGCCATGTCGGCCGCCTACGAGACGGCCCGCACCCTGCACGCCCTGGCGGAACTGGCCGAACACCGCGCCGATCCGACCACGGCCCGCGCCCACTACACCGAGGCCCTCACCCTCTACGGCACGGCGGGCCGCGCCACGTCCCCGGACGCAAGAACGGCCAGGTCCCGCCTGGAGTCCCTGCCGGACCAGTGA
- the murC gene encoding UDP-N-acetylmuramate--L-alanine ligase, with protein MDRPHFIGIGGAGMSGIAKILAQRGAKVAGSDAKDSATAEALRALGVRVHIGHAADHLADDATCVVVSSAIRADNPELARAAERGIPVVHRSDALASLMDGLRPIAVAGTHGKTTTTSMLAVSLAALGLHPSYAIGGDLDAPGSNADHGSGEIFVAEADESDRSFHKYAPEVAIVLNVELDHHANYASMDEIYESFETFADRIVPGGTLVIAADHEGARELTRRIVKRKPDLRVVTYGESADADVRITGVTPQGLKSDVTAVIDGAELRFAVSVPGRHYAHNAVAALAAGVALGIPAAELAPALASYTGVKRRLQLKGESAGVQVVDSYAHHPTEMTADLEAMRGAAAEARLLVLFQPHLFSRTQELGTEMGAALALADASVVLDIYPAREDPIPGVTSGLIIDAARAAGADVRAVADKEAAPAVIAGMARPGDLVLTMGAGDVTDLGPLILAELSK; from the coding sequence ATGGACCGACCGCACTTCATCGGCATCGGCGGCGCCGGAATGTCGGGCATCGCGAAGATCCTCGCCCAGCGCGGCGCGAAGGTCGCGGGCAGCGACGCCAAGGACTCCGCCACCGCCGAGGCCCTGCGTGCCCTCGGCGTCCGGGTGCACATCGGCCACGCCGCCGACCACCTGGCCGACGACGCGACCTGCGTCGTCGTCTCCTCCGCGATCCGCGCCGACAACCCGGAGCTGGCCCGCGCCGCCGAGCGCGGCATCCCGGTGGTGCACCGCTCGGACGCGCTGGCCTCGCTCATGGACGGCCTGCGCCCGATCGCCGTCGCGGGCACCCACGGCAAGACCACCACCACGTCGATGCTCGCGGTCAGCCTCGCCGCGCTCGGCCTGCACCCCTCGTACGCGATCGGCGGCGACCTGGACGCGCCCGGCTCCAACGCCGACCACGGCAGCGGCGAGATCTTCGTGGCGGAGGCCGACGAGAGCGACCGCAGCTTCCACAAGTACGCGCCCGAGGTCGCCATCGTCCTCAACGTGGAGCTGGACCACCACGCCAACTACGCCTCGATGGACGAGATCTACGAGTCCTTCGAGACCTTCGCCGACCGGATCGTGCCCGGCGGGACGCTGGTGATCGCGGCGGACCACGAGGGCGCCAGGGAGCTGACCCGGCGCATCGTCAAGCGCAAGCCCGATCTGCGGGTCGTCACCTACGGCGAGTCCGCCGACGCCGACGTGCGGATCACCGGCGTGACACCGCAGGGCCTCAAGAGCGACGTGACCGCCGTCATCGACGGCGCCGAGCTGCGCTTCGCCGTCTCCGTGCCCGGCAGGCACTACGCGCACAACGCCGTCGCCGCCCTCGCCGCGGGCGTGGCCCTCGGCATTCCGGCCGCCGAGCTGGCCCCCGCCCTGGCCTCGTACACGGGCGTCAAGCGCCGCCTCCAGCTCAAGGGCGAGAGTGCCGGGGTGCAGGTCGTCGACTCCTACGCGCACCACCCGACGGAGATGACCGCCGACCTGGAGGCCATGCGCGGCGCCGCCGCCGAGGCCCGCCTCCTGGTGCTCTTCCAGCCGCACCTGTTCTCCCGCACCCAGGAGCTCGGCACCGAGATGGGCGCGGCCCTCGCGCTCGCCGACGCCTCCGTGGTCCTGGACATCTACCCCGCCCGCGAGGACCCGATCCCCGGCGTGACCAGCGGCCTCATCATCGACGCCGCGCGCGCGGCGGGCGCCGACGTGCGGGCCGTGGCCGACAAGGAAGCCGCACCCGCGGTGATCGCGGGAATGGCGCGGCCCGGCGATCTCGTTCTCACCATGGGAGCGGGCGACGTCACCGACCTCGGCCCGCTGATCCTGGCCGAGCTGTCGAAGTAG
- the msrB gene encoding peptide-methionine (R)-S-oxide reductase MsrB: MSYDVEKSDEQWRAELTPAEYQVLRQAGTEPAFRGEYTDTKTKGVYSCRACGADLFTSNEKFESHCGWPSFYDPRDSEAVELVQDTSHGMVRTEVRCARCGSHLGHVFEGEGYPTPTDQRYCINSISLRLTADES; this comes from the coding sequence ATGTCGTACGACGTCGAGAAGTCCGACGAGCAGTGGCGCGCGGAGCTGACCCCCGCCGAGTACCAGGTCCTCCGGCAGGCCGGCACGGAGCCCGCGTTCCGCGGCGAGTACACCGACACCAAGACCAAGGGCGTCTACTCCTGCCGGGCCTGCGGCGCCGACCTCTTCACCTCGAACGAGAAGTTCGAGTCGCACTGCGGCTGGCCGAGCTTCTACGACCCGCGGGACTCCGAGGCCGTCGAGCTGGTCCAGGACACCTCGCACGGCATGGTCCGCACCGAGGTGCGCTGCGCCCGGTGCGGCTCGCACCTCGGGCACGTCTTCGAGGGCGAGGGTTATCCGACGCCGACGGACCAGCGGTACTGCATCAACTCCATCTCGCTGCGGCTGACCGCCGACGAGAGCTGA
- a CDS encoding indole-3-glycerol phosphate synthase — protein sequence MFTSVLMIEKALTSADVEFVTTLHSDEPVTFHVLLQPRGDQADRLLRAIDDVALGELDEAVREGEVPEGEDAVAPAERALNVSLAALRAAGSEATGRLVEAHPLDVLQEVVDDEGADEVIVLTEPHLVEEFFHRDWASRARHKVGVPVLKLFSHST from the coding sequence GTGTTCACAAGCGTATTGATGATCGAGAAGGCCCTGACGTCCGCCGACGTGGAGTTCGTCACCACCTTGCACAGCGACGAGCCGGTCACCTTCCACGTACTGCTGCAGCCCCGTGGCGACCAGGCGGACCGCCTGCTGCGGGCCATCGACGACGTGGCGCTCGGCGAGCTCGACGAGGCCGTCCGCGAGGGCGAGGTGCCCGAGGGCGAGGACGCGGTGGCCCCGGCCGAGCGGGCGCTCAACGTGTCCCTCGCCGCGCTGCGGGCGGCGGGCAGCGAGGCCACCGGCCGCCTCGTCGAGGCCCACCCCCTGGACGTGCTCCAGGAGGTGGTCGACGACGAGGGCGCGGACGAGGTCATCGTCCTGACCGAGCCGCACCTGGTCGAGGAGTTCTTCCACCGCGACTGGGCCTCCCGGGCCCGCCACAAGGTGGGCGTACCGGTCCTGAAGCTGTTCTCCCACAGCACGTGA